The following proteins come from a genomic window of Maribacter sp. HTCC2170:
- the upp gene encoding uracil phosphoribosyltransferase, with translation MVVHHFEKEFSVLNRFIAEIRDVDIQQDPMRFRRNIERIGEVLCYEMSKTLNYDTKTVQTPFGTKDIALPIDELVLCSVLRAGNPLHQGLLNYFDRSENAFISAYRHHPNGGNEFEVIVKYFAAPSLGNKTLVLTDPMLATGRTLENVLEVLKSHGEPKQIHIISVIGSKEGVEYIKKVFPKGTHLWIAAIDDELTRKGYIIPGLGDAGDLAFGPKL, from the coding sequence ATGGTTGTGCATCATTTTGAAAAAGAATTTTCAGTTTTAAATCGTTTTATAGCCGAAATCCGTGATGTGGATATTCAGCAAGACCCCATGCGTTTTAGGCGAAATATTGAGCGTATTGGAGAAGTTCTTTGTTATGAAATGAGCAAAACCCTGAATTATGATACCAAAACTGTTCAAACACCTTTTGGCACCAAAGATATTGCCCTACCTATTGATGAACTGGTGTTGTGCTCTGTATTGCGTGCCGGTAATCCTTTACATCAAGGATTGTTGAATTACTTTGATAGGTCTGAAAATGCTTTTATTTCAGCCTACAGACATCACCCCAATGGCGGAAATGAATTTGAGGTCATCGTAAAATATTTTGCGGCCCCATCATTAGGAAATAAAACTTTAGTGCTTACAGATCCAATGCTGGCAACAGGCAGAACCTTGGAAAATGTTCTCGAAGTACTTAAAAGTCACGGAGAACCAAAACAGATTCATATAATATCGGTCATTGGTTCAAAAGAGGGTGTGGAATATATTAAAAAGGTATTTCCTAAAGGCACTCATCTATGGATTGCAGCCATTGATGATGAGCTAACCCGTAAGGGCTATATTATTCCTGGATTAGGTGATGCAGGTGATCTTGCCTTTGGTCCCAAGCTTTAA